Below is a genomic region from Citrobacter europaeus.
ACAGGGTGCAGCGGGTTCCGGGGCCATTGACGATATCGACGGGGTAATATTGGTGGTATTGCATAGAGGATGTCCAGAAAGCATGTAGGCCGGATAAGGTGCTTGCACCGCATCCGGCAACATTGTGATGCCTGATGGCGACGCTATTGCGTCTTATCAGGCCTACGGCCTTTGCAAACGGAAATTAACCTATCTGCCCATTGCCTAAATGCTTAACGCGGCGCTTCACTTCTTCCTGCTTACCAGCGTTAAACGGACGCGCGTCCGGGCTGCCTAAATAACCGCATACGCGGCGGGTGACCGACACGCGGGCCGCGTCGTGGTTACCACATTTCGGACAGGTGAAGCCTTTGCTGGTGCATTCGAACTCGCCGGTAAAGCCGCACTCGTAGCATTCATCGATTGGCGTGTTGGTCCCGTAATACGGCACGTGCTGATAGCTGTAATCCCAGACGTCTTCCAGCGCTTTCAGGTTGTGCTGAATATTTGGGTATTCGCCGTAGCAAATGAAGCCTCCGCTTGCCAGCGGCGGGTACGGCGCTTCGAAATCGATCTTGTCGTACGGGTTTACCTTCTTCTCCACGTCGAGGTGGAAGCTGTTGGTGTAGTAACCTTTGTCGGTGACACCCGGCACTACGCCAAACTCGGCGGTATCCAGACGGCAGAAACGATCGCACAGGTTTTCACTTGGCGTGCTGTACAGGCTAAAGCCGTAACCGGTCTCGTCTTTCCACTGATCGACCGCCTGACGCAGGCGTTCCACAATGGCGATACCTTTGGCGCGAAGCTGCTCACTGTCGTACAGGTGCTTGTCGCCAAACAGCGCGTTGATGGTCTCGTGAATGCCGATGTAGCCCAGAGAGATGGACGCGCGACCGTTTTTAAAGATTTCTGACACATCATCGTCCGCTTTCAGACGCACGCCGCAGGCACCTTCCATATACAGAATCGGCGCAACGCGAGCTTTCACGCCTTCCAAACGCGCAATACGGGTCATCAGCGCTTTACGCGCCAGCACCAGACGATCGTCGAGCAGTTTCCAGAAGGTGGCTTCATCGCCATGGGCTTCCAGCGCGATACGCGGCAGGTTGAGGCTGATAACGCCGAGGTTGTTACGGCCATCGTGAACCTGTTCGCCGTTCTCGTTTTCCCACACGCCGAGGAAGCTGCGACAGCCCATTGGCGTTTTGAACGAACCGGTGACTTTGACTACCTGATCGTAGTTCAGGATGTCCGGATACATACGCTTGCTCGCGCACTCCAGCGCCAGCTGTTTGATGTCGTAGTTCGGATCGCCAAACTTGTGGTTCAGACCGTCACGAATTGCGAACACCAGTTTCGGGAAGACCGCAGTTTTACGGTTTTTACCCAGGCCAGCAATGCGGTTACGCAGAATGGACTGCTGGATCAAACGCGATTCCCAACTGGTTCCCAGACCAAAACCGAAGGTAACAAACGGCGTCTGACCGTTGGCGGTATGCAGGGTATTCACTTCATACTCGAGCGACTGGAAGGCGTCGTAGCACTCTTTCTCGGTACGGGAATGCGCATAGCCGTCGGCGTCCGGGATCTGCCACTCTTCAGCGGTTTTGCGATGCTTGTTAAAGCTCTCGGTCACGAACGGTGCGAGAACTTCGTCAATACGGTTAATGGTGGTGCCGCCATAAATATGGCTGGCAACCTGAGCGATGATTTGCGCGGTGACGGCGGTCGCGGTAGAGATGGATTTTGGCGGTTCAATCTCCGCGTTACCCATTTTAAAACCCTGCGTCAGCATGCCTTTCAGGTCGATCAGCATGCAGTTAAACATTGGGAAGAACGGAGAGTAGTCGAGGTCGTGATAGTGAATATCACCACGCTCGTGCCCCTGGACGACATCACGCGGCAGCAGGTGCTGACGTGCGTAGTGTTTGGCAACGATACCGGCCAGCAGGTCGCGCTGGGTCGGGATCACTTTGCTGTCTTTGTTGGCGTTTTCATTCAGCAGAGCAGAGTTGGTTTGCTCAACCAGACCACGAATTTCCTGGTTCAGACGGCCACGTTTTTCACGCTGTATATCACGGTCGTGGCGATATTCGATGTACGCACGGGCGAGTTGTTTATACGGGCCAGACATCAGCTGGTTTTCTACCGCTGTCTGGATCTCGTTGATATCGACCTTGCTGCGCTCATTCATCTGGCTACTAACGACTTCTGCGACGGTGGCACAGTAATCTGCGTCATCGACTCCCGCTGCTTTAGCTGCACGCAGAATGGCTTCTTTGATGCGCTCTGATTTAAACGGCACTTTACAGCCATCTCGTTTCATCACATGCGGTGTCATGATCACTCCATATTTATAAGAACAGGTTATCCACAGAGGTTGGGGAAGCGGCCATGGCTTTATTCATCTCTATTGCCAATGACTTCCCGCAATCCTGACCCACTTTATCCACAATTCCACCGTCAAGCGGTGCACTGTAGTTGTAGCAATTGTAGTCGATTAATACAACATATTGGGTCGGCGTGCATTTTAAGTTCTATATGTAGTGATTTGCATCAAGGATGTTTACGATTTTTTTGATGTAGCGCAAAGTAAAAATCGGAGCGTACAGATGACGGGCAGTACAGCCGATTGTAAATTGTAGGTAGAAAATTCTGATTATTTATTCAGCAAAAACAGAAGGGTAAGCTAAGCGCATGTAACAAAGCCCGGCAGCGCTATGCGTACCGGGCCAGAACATAATTGCAAGCTATTTTTGCACCCACCAGACGGCTTCAAAAGGACGTAGCGTCATGTCTGCAGGTTGGCTGGCGACTTCGGCATAGTTGTGCATTAGCACCTGCCAGTTTCCGTCGGTTTGGGTCGGCTGCCAGTTCTGGACGGTATCGCTCAAATTAGCAATCACCAGCAGCCGTTGCCCTTGCCACTCTCGTTGATAGCACCACAGATGCGGGCTGTCCGGCAGCAGATCCTGGTAGTCGCCCCAGGTGATAACTGGCTCCGCTTTGCGTAAGGCGATCAGCTTCTGATAGGTATAGAACACCGAGTCGGTATCACTCAGCGCTGCCGCTACGTTGATATCCGCCGCGTTGTCACACAGATCGATCCACGGCTGACCCGCGGTGAAGCCCGCGTGTTTGCTGGCATCCCATTGCATCGGCGTGCGGCTGTTATCGCGGGATTTGCTGGCGAGGATCGCCAGCAGCTCTTGCGCATCGCGTCCCTGGCCGTTCAGGGTGGCAAACATGTTATGGCTTTCCACATCGCGATAATCGGTAATCTGGCGGAAATGCGGGTTGGTCATGCCAATCTCTTCCCCCTGGTAGATGTAGGGGGTGCCCTGCATGCCATGCAGCACCATCGCCAGCATTTTGGCGGCCGGAACGCGGTATTTCCCTTCATCGCCAAAACGCGACACGATGCGCGGCTGATCGTGGTTACACCAGAACAGCGCATTCCAGGCCTGATTGTGCATGCCCTGCTGCCAGTGGCGGAACAGGGTTTTGAGCGCCACATAGTCGGGTTTTGCTAACGACCACTTTTCGCCGTTAGGGTAATCCACTTTCAGGTGGTGGAAGTTAAAGGTCATCGACAGTTCGCTGCCATCGAGTGCGGCATACTGCTGGCAGTTTTCCAGCGTGGTGGACGACATTTCCCCGACCGTCATCAGGTTGCGGGGTGTGAAGACGTCGCGGTTCATCTCGCGTAAAAACGCATGCGCGCGCGGACCATCGGTATAAAAACGCCGTCCATCGCCGTCAGGATCGTCCGGGAAGTCCTGATCTTTGGAGATAAGATTGACCACGTCGAGACGCAGCCCGTCCACGCCGCGATCGGCCCAGAACTCGCAGACTTTCTTAAGCTCGGCACGGACTACCGGGTTCTCCCAGTTAAGGTCGGCCTGCTCCGGAGCAAAGAGGTGCAGATAGTACTGCTCGCTTTCGGCGTGCCAACCCCAGGCGTTGCCGCCAAATTTGGAACGCCAGTTATTCGGCGGGCTGTCTGGCGTGCCGTCGCGCCAGAGATAAAACTGACGATACGGGCTGTCTTTATCCAGCGCTTCACGAAACCAGGCGTGCTGAGTTGAGGTGTGGTTAAACACCATATCGAGAATAATACGGATACCGCGCGCTTTTGCCTGCGCTACCAGTTCGTCAAAGTCTGCAAGCGTACCGTAGGACGGATCGACAGACATGTAATCTGCGACGTCGTAGCCGTTATCAACCTGCGGCGAAATATAGAACGGCGTCAGCCAGATGGCATCGACCCCCAGCTTTTGTAGATAGTCGAGACGCTGCGTTACGCCGCGTAAATCGCCGGTGCCGCTGCCGGTGGTGTCCTGAAAACTCTTGGGGTAAACCTGATAGATAACGCCGTTTTGCCACCAGTGGGGAATATTCATGGTTGTTTCCTGGAAATACGTTGGGGCGCAACTGCGCCCCGAAGAAAAGTTAGACAATTTGTAATGTACCCAGACGGTATTTACGCTGGTAAACGAATGAGGTCAGTACCATTGGGATAACAATCGCAATGACCATCGCCATACCAAAGACCTGCCAGTAGGTCGGCTGAATGGAGAGGATGCCCGGCAAGCCGCCGACGCCAATCCCATTCGCCAACACACCGTTCAGGCCGCACAGCAGTCCGGCGAGACCGGAGCCGATCATCGCGCATAGCATCGGGAAGCGGTATTTCAGGTTGATCCCGTACATTGCCGGTTCAGTTACCCCAAGATAAGCGGAGATTGCGGCAGGAACGGAGATTTCACGTTCGTTGTGTTTACGACTGGAGATAATGATCCCGACCACCGCAGAGGCCTGGGCGATATTCGACAGTGCGATCAGCGGCCATACCGGCGTACCGCCCATGCTCTGAATCATCTGCATGTCGATAGCCAGCGTGGTCTGATGCACGCCGGTGATCACCAGCGGTGCGTACAGGAAGCCGAACAGCGCCGCGCCGATCGGGGCAAAGCTGCCGGTCAGCAGATGCCGGACCGCAAACGCGACACCGTCGCCGATCATGCGGCCAAACGGACCGATAAAGGCGTGCGCAAGGAATACCGCAAGGATCAGCGAGCACACCGGGACGATCACCAGATACAGGTAATCCGGGACGATGCGCTTCATGCGTGTTTCAATAAACCCGAGCGTCAGCCCGGCCAACAGTGCCGGAATGACCTGCGCCTGGTAGCCCACTTTCTCAATGCTGAACAGGCCGAAGTTCCACACGTCCGGCACCTGCTGACCGAGCAAATAGGCGTTCATCAGTTGCGGAGAAACCAGGGTCACGCCCAGCACAATACCGAGGATCGGCGTACCGCCCATTTTCTTCACCGCCGACCAACAAATCCCGACCGGCAAATAGAAGAAGATCGCTTCGCCAATCAGCCACAGGAAGTCATAAAGGGTTTTCAGCGAAGGATGCATCTGCGCCAGCGTCTGCCCGTTGCTCATGGGCAGATCGCCGATCACGTTACGGAAACCTAAGATCAGGCCGCCGCTAATAAGCGCAGGCAGCAGCGGGAAGAAGATCTCCGCAAAATGAGAAATGAGCTGTTCGTGCCATTTCATATTCTGTCGCGCGGCCTTTTTCGCCTGCTCTTTGTCGGCGCTGGCCTGCCCGGTTGTCGCCAACAGCGCCTGGTAGTAATCGCCCACCTCGGTGCCAATCACCACCTGAAACTGTCCGGCGTTGGTGAAGCAGCCTTTGACCATCGGCAATTGTTCGATCTCTTTCGGCCTGGCATTCGCAGGCTGATTCAGCACAAAACGCAGGCGAGTAATGCAGTGACTCACCGTGGCGATATTGTCGCGCCCGCCTACCAGCTCAATCAGCCGGTCGATGTCTGCTTGTTTTATTTTGCTCATGATGATGTGTGTTCCCCGTAGACCGGAAAAGACGCTGTAGCGTCGTCATTCGGCAACTCTCTCGTTGTTGGCGCCAGAGTATATCGTCGATGAAATTTTAAAAATGGGAACGTTCCCGAAACGCAGCGAAGATCACAAATTAACGCTCAGAAAGCGATCAGGAGAGGGCGGAAGGTATAACGATTTGTCGTGGTTCGCTACGGCCGTTGATCTGCTCGACCAGCTGTGAGGCCGCTTGTCGTCCGGCTTCAGCGTATCCTGGATCGACGGTGATAATTTCCGGATGGAGGAATTTCATCAGCGGCGTGCTGCCCACACTCGCCAGCTGCAGGTTCTCTATTCGCTGCTCCTGCAAATATTTACTGACCCCAAGGGCGAGGGTATCCGTCGCGCAGACTAAAGCGGTGGTTTCTGGGGTGATGACGTTGGCGGCCTGCTCATAGCCCTGCTTCATGGCCAGACCCGGCAGCGCGGCGACGGGGTGCAGTTTGTGTTTCTTACAGAACGCCAGGTAGGCTTCATGGCGGCGCTTACCGGTGGTTACGTCGCTATGAGGAACGCCAAGAAAGCTGATCAGGCGATGCTCGCGATCGTATAAACGCTGCATCAGGGTGCGAATGGCGCCCTCATCGTCATAGCAGACCGAGGCAAAGCCTTTCGCATCTCTTGCCAGCAGCACCAGCGAATCCTGCCAGGAGGCGAGCATGGATTCAGTAATGCCGGTAAAACCAAACAGCACCACGCCGTCAATATTGCGGCGTCTGAGCATGCCGAGGTGCTCCTCAACCAGCTCGGGCGAGAACTGGCTTTCCATCATGATCGGGTCGTAGCCCTGCTCATAAAAGACCGGTAGCATGGTTTGCACCGCGAGATTTTCCGAAAGCGAGTCCAGACGCGTGACGATAATCGCCACCACCTTATCACTTTGACCGCGCATGGCGCGTGCGGAGCGGGAAGGGGAAAAACCGTGCTGGTTCATCACCGCTTCAACGCGTTCGCGCGTGCGTTCGCTCACGCCGCTTTCATTGTTAAGCACACGGGAAACGGTTGATTTCCCCACGCCGCTTAAGCGGGCGATGTCTTTAATTGTCAGCCGGTTTTGCATCCTGTTTTCCCGTGTTGCGTGTGAAGTTATGCCAAATAGAGAATAACTTTACTCAAGCGCGGTGCAATGGGCAAAGTCTGGTATACGTTTGGTTTAGTTTCCATGGTTTATCATATCGCCATAATTGCCACAAACCTTATGGTTTTCTGCGTATAATCCGCAGCGCAAATCATTCACTTACCGGAGGCTATATGGATCCCGATCCCACCCCTCTCCCGAGACGGAGAAACAACCCTTTCCGGTAAGCCTGTCTTTCACTGTCTTACCGGAACAGTAAGACAGTGACGTTCTGACGTCCCTGTTGTGATTTAATAATTGCCATCAGGCAAGGCCTTGCCACGCCTGAAGGATTTACTGCGCCTGTTTATACTGGTGCAGAGGGACTGCCTATGTTCAAAAATATGACTCGCCAGTTGTTTGCCCGACTAAACCGCCATTTACCGCATCGTCTGGTGCATCGCGATCCGTTGCCTAATGCCCAGACCGTTGCCAGCACGCCGATCCCGCCATCGCTGAGCGAACATTGCCTGAAAATGGCCCTGATGGACGAAGAAGCGCTGTGGAAAACGTTCGGCACGCACCCGGAAGGGTTGAACGCCGCGGAAGTGGAAAACGCTCGCGAATTACATGGCGAGAACCAGTTGCCGGCGCAGAAGCCGTCGCCATGGTGGGTGCATCTGTGGGTCTGCTACCGTAACCCGTTTAACATTCTGCTGACCATCCTCGGTGCGATTTCCTATGCCACCGAAGATCTGTTTGCCGCTGGCGTCATCGCGCTGATGGTCGTCATCTCTACGCTGCTGAATTTTGTGCAGGAGGCGCGTTCCACCAAAGCGGCAGATGCGCTGAAAGCGATGGTCAGCAACACCGCCACGGTACTGCGCGTTATTAACGAGAAAGGGGAGAATGGCTGGGTTGAACTGCCGATCGACCAGTTGGTTCCCGGCGATATTATCAAGCTGGCGGCAGGGGATATGATCCCGGCCGATCTGCGCGTGGTGCAGGCGCGTGACCTGTTCGTGGCCCAGGCTTCGCTGACCGGTGAATCGCTGCCGGTGGAGAAAGTTGCAACCAGCCGCGACCCGCAGCAAAGCAACCCGCTGGAATGCGATACCCTGTGCTTTATGGGCACCAACGTGGTGAGCGGCACGGCACAGGCCATCGTGATTTCAACCGGAGCTAATACCTGGTTTGGGCAACTGGCGGGCCGCGTCAGCGAGCAGGAAAGCGAGCAAAATGCATTCCAGAAAGGGATCAGCCGCGTCAGTATGCTGCTGATCCGCTTTATGCTGGTGATGGCGCCCATTGTGCTCATCATCAACGGCTATACCAAAGGCGACTGGTGGGAAGCGGCGCTGTTTGCCCTGTCTGTGGCAGTGGGACTGACCCCGGAAATGCTGCCAATGATCGTCACCTCGACGCTGGCGCGCGGGGCGGTGAAGCTGTCAAAACAAAAGGTCATCGTTAAACACCTCGACGCCATCCAAAACTTTGGCGCAATGGATATCTTGTGCACTGATAAAACCGGTACCCTGACTCAGGATAAAATTGTGCTGGAGAATCATACGGATATCTCAGGAAAGCCCAGCGAACACGTCCTGCATTCTGCGTGGCTGAACAGCCATTATCAGACCGGGCTGAAGAATCTGCTGGATACGGCGGTGCTGGAGGGGGTGGACGAAGAATCTGCCCGTCAGCTCTCTACCCGCTGGCAGAAAATCGATGAGATCCCGTTTGATTTCGAACGCCGCCGCATGTCGGTGGTGGTCGCAGAAGAAACCGATGTGCATCAACTGGTGTGTAAAGGCGCGTTGCAGGAGATCCTTAACGTTTGCACCCAGGTGCGCCACAACGGTGAGATTGTCCCGTTAGATGACAACATGCTGCGTCGGGTGAAACGCGTCACGGACACGCTGAACCGTCAGGGGCTGCGCGTGGTGGCGGTGGCGACGAAATACCTGCCTGCGCGTGAGGGCGATTACCAGCGTATTGATGAATCAGATCTGATCCTCGAAGGCTATATTGCGTTCCTCGATCCGCCGAAAGAGACCACTGCGCCGGCGCTGAAAGCGCTGAAAGCCAGCGGAATTACGGTGAAAATTCTCACTGGCGATAGCGAGCTGGTGGCGGCGAAAGTGTGTCATGAAGTGGGGCTGGATGCGGGCGATGTGGTTATCGGCAGCAGCATTGAGGGGTTAAGTGACGATGAGCTGGCCCGACTTGCCCAGCGTACCACGCTGTTTGCTCGTCTGACGCCGATGCATAAAGAGCGCATTGTCACGCTGCTCAAGCGCGAAGGTCATGTGGTCGGCTTTATGGGCGATGGCATTAACGACGCCCCGGCGCTGCGCGCTGCGGACATCGGTATCTCCGTTGACGGCGCGGTTGATATTGCGCGTGAAGCTGCTGATATCATCCTGCTGGAAAAGAGTCTGATGGTGCTGGAAGAAGGGGTGATCGAAGGACGCCGTACTTTTTCTAACATGCTGAAGTACATTAAAATGACGGCCAGTTCTAACTTCGGTAACGTGTTTAGCGTGCTGGTGGCGAGCGCCTTCTTACCGTTCCTGCCGATGTTGCCGCTGCACTTACTGATCCAGAACCTGCTGTACGATGTATCCCAGGTGGCGATTCCGTTTGATAATGTCGACGAAGAGCAGATCAAAAAGCCGCAGCGCTGGAATCCCGCTGAATTAGGCCGCTTTATGATTTTCTTTGGACCGATCAGCTCGATCTTCGACATTCTGACATTTTGCCTGATGTGGTTCGTGTTCCATGCTAATACGCCAGAGCATCAGACATTGTTCCAGTCTGGCTGGTTCGTGGTGGGCTTGCTGTCACAAACGCTGATTGTGCATATGATCCGTACCCGTCGCGTGCCGTTCATCCAAAGCCGCGCCGCATGGCCGTTGATGCTAATGACGCTGGTGGTAATGGTGGTGGGCATTGCATTACCGTTCTCGCCGCTGGCCAGCTATCTGCAGTTGCAGGCGCTGCCGCTGAGCTACTTCCCGTGGCTGGTTGCGATTCTGGCGGGTTACATGACATTAACCCAGCTTGTGAA
It encodes:
- the treR gene encoding trehalose operon repressor TreR; this encodes MQNRLTIKDIARLSGVGKSTVSRVLNNESGVSERTRERVEAVMNQHGFSPSRSARAMRGQSDKVVAIIVTRLDSLSENLAVQTMLPVFYEQGYDPIMMESQFSPELVEEHLGMLRRRNIDGVVLFGFTGITESMLASWQDSLVLLARDAKGFASVCYDDEGAIRTLMQRLYDREHRLISFLGVPHSDVTTGKRRHEAYLAFCKKHKLHPVAALPGLAMKQGYEQAANVITPETTALVCATDTLALGVSKYLQEQRIENLQLASVGSTPLMKFLHPEIITVDPGYAEAGRQAASQLVEQINGRSEPRQIVIPSALS
- the treB gene encoding PTS trehalose transporter subunit IIBC, yielding MSKIKQADIDRLIELVGGRDNIATVSHCITRLRFVLNQPANARPKEIEQLPMVKGCFTNAGQFQVVIGTEVGDYYQALLATTGQASADKEQAKKAARQNMKWHEQLISHFAEIFFPLLPALISGGLILGFRNVIGDLPMSNGQTLAQMHPSLKTLYDFLWLIGEAIFFYLPVGICWSAVKKMGGTPILGIVLGVTLVSPQLMNAYLLGQQVPDVWNFGLFSIEKVGYQAQVIPALLAGLTLGFIETRMKRIVPDYLYLVIVPVCSLILAVFLAHAFIGPFGRMIGDGVAFAVRHLLTGSFAPIGAALFGFLYAPLVITGVHQTTLAIDMQMIQSMGGTPVWPLIALSNIAQASAVVGIIISSRKHNEREISVPAAISAYLGVTEPAMYGINLKYRFPMLCAMIGSGLAGLLCGLNGVLANGIGVGGLPGILSIQPTYWQVFGMAMVIAIVIPMVLTSFVYQRKYRLGTLQIV
- the treC gene encoding alpha,alpha-phosphotrehalase; its protein translation is MNIPHWWQNGVIYQVYPKSFQDTTGSGTGDLRGVTQRLDYLQKLGVDAIWLTPFYISPQVDNGYDVADYMSVDPSYGTLADFDELVAQAKARGIRIILDMVFNHTSTQHAWFREALDKDSPYRQFYLWRDGTPDSPPNNWRSKFGGNAWGWHAESEQYYLHLFAPEQADLNWENPVVRAELKKVCEFWADRGVDGLRLDVVNLISKDQDFPDDPDGDGRRFYTDGPRAHAFLREMNRDVFTPRNLMTVGEMSSTTLENCQQYAALDGSELSMTFNFHHLKVDYPNGEKWSLAKPDYVALKTLFRHWQQGMHNQAWNALFWCNHDQPRIVSRFGDEGKYRVPAAKMLAMVLHGMQGTPYIYQGEEIGMTNPHFRQITDYRDVESHNMFATLNGQGRDAQELLAILASKSRDNSRTPMQWDASKHAGFTAGQPWIDLCDNAADINVAAALSDTDSVFYTYQKLIALRKAEPVITWGDYQDLLPDSPHLWCYQREWQGQRLLVIANLSDTVQNWQPTQTDGNWQVLMHNYAEVASQPADMTLRPFEAVWWVQK
- the mgtA gene encoding magnesium-translocating P-type ATPase; protein product: MTRQLFARLNRHLPHRLVHRDPLPNAQTVASTPIPPSLSEHCLKMALMDEEALWKTFGTHPEGLNAAEVENARELHGENQLPAQKPSPWWVHLWVCYRNPFNILLTILGAISYATEDLFAAGVIALMVVISTLLNFVQEARSTKAADALKAMVSNTATVLRVINEKGENGWVELPIDQLVPGDIIKLAAGDMIPADLRVVQARDLFVAQASLTGESLPVEKVATSRDPQQSNPLECDTLCFMGTNVVSGTAQAIVISTGANTWFGQLAGRVSEQESEQNAFQKGISRVSMLLIRFMLVMAPIVLIINGYTKGDWWEAALFALSVAVGLTPEMLPMIVTSTLARGAVKLSKQKVIVKHLDAIQNFGAMDILCTDKTGTLTQDKIVLENHTDISGKPSEHVLHSAWLNSHYQTGLKNLLDTAVLEGVDEESARQLSTRWQKIDEIPFDFERRRMSVVVAEETDVHQLVCKGALQEILNVCTQVRHNGEIVPLDDNMLRRVKRVTDTLNRQGLRVVAVATKYLPAREGDYQRIDESDLILEGYIAFLDPPKETTAPALKALKASGITVKILTGDSELVAAKVCHEVGLDAGDVVIGSSIEGLSDDELARLAQRTTLFARLTPMHKERIVTLLKREGHVVGFMGDGINDAPALRAADIGISVDGAVDIAREAADIILLEKSLMVLEEGVIEGRRTFSNMLKYIKMTASSNFGNVFSVLVASAFLPFLPMLPLHLLIQNLLYDVSQVAIPFDNVDEEQIKKPQRWNPAELGRFMIFFGPISSIFDILTFCLMWFVFHANTPEHQTLFQSGWFVVGLLSQTLIVHMIRTRRVPFIQSRAAWPLMLMTLVVMVVGIALPFSPLASYLQLQALPLSYFPWLVAILAGYMTLTQLVKGFYSRRYGWQ
- the mgtL gene encoding mgtA regulatory leader peptide MgtL, whose protein sequence is MDPDPTPLPRRRNNPFR
- the nrdD gene encoding anaerobic ribonucleoside-triphosphate reductase, which codes for MTPHVMKRDGCKVPFKSERIKEAILRAAKAAGVDDADYCATVAEVVSSQMNERSKVDINEIQTAVENQLMSGPYKQLARAYIEYRHDRDIQREKRGRLNQEIRGLVEQTNSALLNENANKDSKVIPTQRDLLAGIVAKHYARQHLLPRDVVQGHERGDIHYHDLDYSPFFPMFNCMLIDLKGMLTQGFKMGNAEIEPPKSISTATAVTAQIIAQVASHIYGGTTINRIDEVLAPFVTESFNKHRKTAEEWQIPDADGYAHSRTEKECYDAFQSLEYEVNTLHTANGQTPFVTFGFGLGTSWESRLIQQSILRNRIAGLGKNRKTAVFPKLVFAIRDGLNHKFGDPNYDIKQLALECASKRMYPDILNYDQVVKVTGSFKTPMGCRSFLGVWENENGEQVHDGRNNLGVISLNLPRIALEAHGDEATFWKLLDDRLVLARKALMTRIARLEGVKARVAPILYMEGACGVRLKADDDVSEIFKNGRASISLGYIGIHETINALFGDKHLYDSEQLRAKGIAIVERLRQAVDQWKDETGYGFSLYSTPSENLCDRFCRLDTAEFGVVPGVTDKGYYTNSFHLDVEKKVNPYDKIDFEAPYPPLASGGFICYGEYPNIQHNLKALEDVWDYSYQHVPYYGTNTPIDECYECGFTGEFECTSKGFTCPKCGNHDAARVSVTRRVCGYLGSPDARPFNAGKQEEVKRRVKHLGNGQIG